One part of the Gossypium raimondii isolate GPD5lz chromosome 1, ASM2569854v1, whole genome shotgun sequence genome encodes these proteins:
- the LOC105778517 gene encoding basic leucine zipper 61, whose product MAQLPPKVPNMTQNWPSFPHQRLPTMANIISTTANTATMNASHHHQPSWVDEFLDFSSARRGAHRRSISDSIAFLEQPLVEECRDSNTNHNNNAMITETNVFDRLDDEQLMSMFSDDVAVTMAAAPTLSSSNPSTPTSDQNSNNDEKPVPSLDLQQPKNEPGEVESSCKPEPQAAQPPSTSNGDPIVDPKRVKRILANRQSAQRSRVRKLQYISELERSVTTLQTEVSALSPRVAFLDHQRLILNVDNSALKQRIAALAQDKIFKDAHQEALKKEIERLRQVYQQQQSLKKMNSNNSNNHHAPPQQQPSQPQPTKKEEQL is encoded by the exons ATGGCACAATTACCTCCAAAAGTACCCAACATGACCCAGAATTGGCCTTCTTTTCCACATCAAAGATTGCCTACAATGGCAAACATCATTTCCACCACTGCCAACACCGCCACTATGAATGCCTCCCACCACCACCAGCCTTCTTGGGTCGACGAGTTCCTCGACTTCTCCTCCGCACGCCGCGGGGCCCACCGCCGTTCCATTAGCGACTCCATCGCTTTCCTCGAGCAACCATTGGTGGAGGAATGCAGGGACTCCAACACCAACCACAACAACAATGCCATGATAACGGAAACCAATGTGTTCGATCGTCTCGACGACGAACAGCTCATGTCCATGTTCTCCGACGACGTAGCCGTCACCATGGCTGCTGCACCGACGTTATCCTCGTCCAACCCTTCCACTCCGACGTCCGACCAAAACAGCAACAATGACGAGAAACCAGTGCCGTCCCTGGATCTGCAGCAGCCCAAGAACGAACCAGGAGAAGTGGAGAGCTCATGCAAACCTGAACCACAAGCTGCTCAACCTCCATCAACCTCCAATGGCGACCCCATCGTTGATCCCAAAAGGGTTAAGAg AATTCTGGCAAACCGGCAATCAGCACAAAGATCAAGAGTTAGAAAGCTGCAATATATTTCTGAACTTGAAAGGAGCGTCACAACATTACAG ACTGAAGTATCAGCATTATCACCAAGGGTTGCATTCTTGGATCATCAAAGACTGATTCTCAATGTTGACAATAGTGCTTTGAAGCAAAGAATTGCAGCTTTGGCTCAAGACAAGATTTTCAAAGATG CTCATCAAGAAGCACTGAAGAAGGAAATTGAAAGGCTAAGGCAAGTGTACCAGCAACAACAAAGCCTCAAGAAAATGAACAGCAACAATAGCAACAACCACCATGCACCACCACAACAACAACCATCACAGCCGCAGCCGACGAAGAAAGAAGAACAACTATAA
- the LOC105778561 gene encoding homogentisate 1,2-dioxygenase isoform X1, with protein MEKPATEVIKGDGWGRFPDDLEYHSGFGNHFESEAIAGSLPRGQNSPLICPFGLYAEQISGTSFTSPRKLSQRSWFYRIKPSVTHEPFWPREPSHKKLVSEFDGSNTVANPTQLRWKPVDIPDSPTDFIDGLYTICGAGSSFLRHGFAIHMYTANKSMDNCAFCNADGDFLVVPQQGRLWITTECGRLQVSPGEIVVLPQGFRFVVDLPDGPSRGYVAEVFGTHFQLPDLGPIGANGLAASRDFLAPTAWFEDCPRPGFTIIQKFGGELFNARQDFSPFNVVAWHGNYVPYKYDLSKFCPYNTVLIDHGDPSINTVLTAPTDKPGVALLDFVIFPPRWLVAEHTFRPPYYHRNCMSEFMGLIYGGYEAKADGFLPGGASLHSCMTPHGPDTKTYEATVARGNEAGPHKITDTMAFMFESCLMPRTCPWALDSHFRDLDYYQCWIGLKSHFSHDKTDVKSNDLQNGNKSG; from the exons ATGGAGAAACCGGCTACGGAAGTTATAAAAGGCGACGGTTGGGGGCGTTTTCCCGATGATTTGGAGTATCATTCAGGATTTGGCAATCATTTTGAATCGGAAGCGATCGCCGGATCTCTGCCACGTGGCCAAAATAGTCCTCTTATTTGCCCATTTGGACTCTATGCTGAGCAGATCTCCGGCACTTCCTTTACTTCTCCTCGGAAGCTTAGTCAACGCag TTGGTTCTATAGAATCAAACCATCGGTTACTCACGAGCCGTTTTGGCCTCGTGAACCGAGTCATAAAAAGCTTGTGAGTGAATTTGATGGGTCCAACACGGTAGCAAACCCGACTCAGCTCCGGTGGAAGCCTGTGGATATTCCTGATTCGCCGACGGATTTTATTGATGGTTTATACACTATATGTGGAGCTGGCAGCTCATTCCTTCGCCATGGATTTGCTATTCACAT GTATACTGCCAACAAATCAATGGACAATTGTGCCTTCTGCAATGCAGATGGTGATTTTTTGGTAGTTCCCCAGCAAGGAA GGCTATGGATCACTACCGAATGCGGAAGATTGCAGGTGTCTCCTGGTGAAATTGTTGTCTTACCCCAAGGCTTCCGCTTTGTTGTAGATTTGCCTGATGGCCCATCACGTGGTTATGTTGCTGAAGTTTTTGGTACCCATTTTCAACTTCCTGATCTTGGTCCTATAG GTGCTAATGGTCTTGCTGCTTCAAGGGACTTCCTTGCTCCCACAGCCTGGTTTGAGGATTGCCCCCGACCAGGGTTTACTATTATACAAAAGTTTGGAGGAGAACTTTTCAATGCAAGACAAGATTTTTCTCCTTTCAATGTGGTTGCCTGGCATGGTAATTATGTCCCATATAAG TATGATCTTAGCAAGTTCTGCCCTTACAATACTGTTTTAATCGATCATGGTGATCCATCAATAAATACAG TTCTGACGGCACCAACTGATAAACCGGGTGTGGCATTGCTTGATTTTGTCATTTTCCCTCCCCGATGGTTGGTTGCTGAACATACATTCAGACCTCCATATTACCATCGCAATTGCATGAGTGAATTTATGGGCCTAATATATGGTGGATATGAG GCAAAAGCTGATGGTTTTCTGCCTGGTGGTGCTAGCCTTCACAGCTGCATGACTCCTCATGGTCCTGACACCAAGACATATGAG GCCACTGTTGCACGTGGAAATGAGGCCGGACCTCACAAGATCACTGATACAATGGCCTTTATGTTTGAATCATGTTTAATGCCTAGAACCTGTCCATGGGCTCTTGACTCCCACTTCAGGGATCTCGATTATTACCAGTGTTGGATAGGGCTGAAATCCCATTTTTCTCACGACAAAACGGATGTTAAAAGCAATGATTTGCAGAATGGAAATAAGAGTGGGTGA
- the LOC105778561 gene encoding homogentisate 1,2-dioxygenase isoform X2, which produces MEKPATEVIKGDGWGRFPDDLEYHSGFGNHFESEAIAGSLPRGQNSPLICPFGLYAEQISGTSFTSPRKLSQRRYTANKSMDNCAFCNADGDFLVVPQQGRLWITTECGRLQVSPGEIVVLPQGFRFVVDLPDGPSRGYVAEVFGTHFQLPDLGPIGANGLAASRDFLAPTAWFEDCPRPGFTIIQKFGGELFNARQDFSPFNVVAWHGNYVPYKYDLSKFCPYNTVLIDHGDPSINTVLTAPTDKPGVALLDFVIFPPRWLVAEHTFRPPYYHRNCMSEFMGLIYGGYEAKADGFLPGGASLHSCMTPHGPDTKTYEATVARGNEAGPHKITDTMAFMFESCLMPRTCPWALDSHFRDLDYYQCWIGLKSHFSHDKTDVKSNDLQNGNKSG; this is translated from the exons ATGGAGAAACCGGCTACGGAAGTTATAAAAGGCGACGGTTGGGGGCGTTTTCCCGATGATTTGGAGTATCATTCAGGATTTGGCAATCATTTTGAATCGGAAGCGATCGCCGGATCTCTGCCACGTGGCCAAAATAGTCCTCTTATTTGCCCATTTGGACTCTATGCTGAGCAGATCTCCGGCACTTCCTTTACTTCTCCTCGGAAGCTTAGTCAACGCag GTATACTGCCAACAAATCAATGGACAATTGTGCCTTCTGCAATGCAGATGGTGATTTTTTGGTAGTTCCCCAGCAAGGAA GGCTATGGATCACTACCGAATGCGGAAGATTGCAGGTGTCTCCTGGTGAAATTGTTGTCTTACCCCAAGGCTTCCGCTTTGTTGTAGATTTGCCTGATGGCCCATCACGTGGTTATGTTGCTGAAGTTTTTGGTACCCATTTTCAACTTCCTGATCTTGGTCCTATAG GTGCTAATGGTCTTGCTGCTTCAAGGGACTTCCTTGCTCCCACAGCCTGGTTTGAGGATTGCCCCCGACCAGGGTTTACTATTATACAAAAGTTTGGAGGAGAACTTTTCAATGCAAGACAAGATTTTTCTCCTTTCAATGTGGTTGCCTGGCATGGTAATTATGTCCCATATAAG TATGATCTTAGCAAGTTCTGCCCTTACAATACTGTTTTAATCGATCATGGTGATCCATCAATAAATACAG TTCTGACGGCACCAACTGATAAACCGGGTGTGGCATTGCTTGATTTTGTCATTTTCCCTCCCCGATGGTTGGTTGCTGAACATACATTCAGACCTCCATATTACCATCGCAATTGCATGAGTGAATTTATGGGCCTAATATATGGTGGATATGAG GCAAAAGCTGATGGTTTTCTGCCTGGTGGTGCTAGCCTTCACAGCTGCATGACTCCTCATGGTCCTGACACCAAGACATATGAG GCCACTGTTGCACGTGGAAATGAGGCCGGACCTCACAAGATCACTGATACAATGGCCTTTATGTTTGAATCATGTTTAATGCCTAGAACCTGTCCATGGGCTCTTGACTCCCACTTCAGGGATCTCGATTATTACCAGTGTTGGATAGGGCTGAAATCCCATTTTTCTCACGACAAAACGGATGTTAAAAGCAATGATTTGCAGAATGGAAATAAGAGTGGGTGA
- the LOC105778604 gene encoding ras-related protein Rab11B, whose protein sequence is MAAYRADDDYDYLFKLVLIGDSGVGKSNLLSRFTKNEFNLESKSTIGVEFATRSIRVDDKVVKAQIWDTAGQERYRAITSAYYRGAVGALLVYDVTRHITFENVERWLKELRDHTDSNIVIMLVGNKADLRHLRAVSTEEAKAFAEREKTYFMETSALESLNVENAFTEVLTQIYHVVSRKALEVGDDPAALPKGQTINVGKDDVSALKKIGCCSA, encoded by the exons ATGGCGGCGTATAGAGCAGATGACGACTACGACTATTTGTTCAAGCTAGTATTGATCGGAGATTCGGGGGTTGGGAAATCGAACTTGTTGTCGAGATTCACGAAAAACGAGTTTAATCTGGAGTCAAAATCCACAATCGGAGTAGAATTTGCTACCCGAAGTATTCGGGTCGATGATAAGGTCGTTAAGGCCCAGATTTGGGACACCGCTGGACAAGAAAG ATACCGGGCGATTACAAGTGCGTACTACCGAGGAGCTGTTGGTGCATTGCTTGTCTATGATGTCACTCGACACATCACATTTGAGAATGTCGAGAGATGGTTGAAGGAACTACGGGATCACACGGACTCCAATATCGTGATTATGCTCGTTGGTAACAAGGCAGACCTACGACACTTGCGTGCCGTTTCCACCGAGGAAGCTAAGGCCTTCGCCGAGAGAGAGAAAACCTACTTTATGGAGACATCTGCCCTCGAGTCCCTGAATGTAGAGAATGCATTCACTGAAGTACTAACTCAAATATACCATGTGGTAAGTCGAAAAGCACTCGAAGTAGGGGATGATCCTGCAGCATTGCCAAAGGGACAAACCATCAATGTCGGCAAGGACGATGTTTCAGCCCTCAAGAAAATCGGCTGCTGTTCTGCTTAA
- the LOC105778593 gene encoding uncharacterized protein LOC105778593, producing the protein MQRLASRITVTAKVSSSLRTIILKETPSSSWLSIRCFSAFSSQQRVTEKEAIPGDLLKWGSLGFCRTSRFASGFKPLEPKPLYSIMDLNRAKNRSPEDLASIWDDYHLGRGHIGLTMKAKLYRLLEQRGSDCRYFVVPLWRGSGYTTMFGQVQLPYMLFTGLEDYKARGTQASPYFTASFYTEFAESKDLVLIRGDIVFTSKLTDEEAKWLLETTQSFYLNDVRYKLVECFNKEPRDFEFKDVLRALDMPIL; encoded by the exons ATGCAACGGTTAGCATCAAGAATCACCGTTACCGCGAAAGTTTCCTCGTCACTAAGAACTATCATCCTGAAAGAAACACCTTCTTCTTCTTGGCTTTCAATTCGCTGCTTCTCTGCCTTCTCCTCGCAGCAACGTGTCACGGAAAAAGAAGCAATCCCAGGAGATTTATTGAAATGGGGTTCGCTCGGTTTTTGCAGGACTTCGAGATTTGCATCTGGGTTCAAGCCTTTAGAACCCAAGCCATTGTATTCCATCATGGATTTGAACAGAGCAAAGAACCGTTCACCTGAGGACCTTGCTTCTATTTGGGATGAT tATCACTTGGGAAGAGGTCATATTGGGTTGACCATGAAGGCAAAACTTTACCGTTTATTGGAACAAAGAGGCTCAGATTG CCGGTATTTTGTCGTTCCTTTGTGGAGAGGAAGTGGTTATACAACAATGTTTGGTCAAG TGCAATTGCCATACATGCTTTTCACTGGTCTCGAAGATTATAAAGCAAGAGGAACTCAAGCATCTCCTTACTTCACTGCATCCTTTTACACAGAATTTGCGGAAAGCAAGGACTTGGTACTTATCCGTGGAGATATTGTTTTCACCAGCAAACTTACTGATGAGGAAGCAAAGTGGCTCTTGGAAACCACTCAATCTTTTTATCTTAATGATGTGAGGTACAAGCTGGTTGAATGTTTCAATAAAGAACCACGGGATTTTGAGTTTAAGGATGTCTTACGAGCTTTAGACATGCCCATTCTGTAA